One window from the genome of Anopheles merus strain MAF chromosome 3R, AmerM5.1, whole genome shotgun sequence encodes:
- the LOC121597113 gene encoding golgin subfamily A member 4, whose amino-acid sequence MSARPSTASFAQQQATDMLAAIIAQLPAVPSGELDDEAGGPRSTPTANHPSASVAAIQQSKRLAKLKQKLDRQNNFMVELKRKIREKEAMKPKADCDREELAFLRNRLKKEAELQHKLLADVIAEQRQEGANQWQSIPLCPDKLDEYCANPWTIGSVPVGEDRRFSIDSTLSALSSSADEQVGGEMPGGCPDAKLVERFEKELMNRDRVIEILQGRLDRLSADVHKVRRDNDTILDRHPKPVAPITPRFCETDMMQRLEFYRTNTETLGQNLEEMERALHTIQQELGPMGRESECPVKEACAKPSHSVCEKSPAARKSISYSRPSVAQGRASTFCDMSETCPLRESVAPAVCPKDGEAQKQYTMLLQEYTKKTTECRQLCERLAKAQAGPEDPTPEHTERELLKKRCSELLDEQDEFRVLIREQATQLDDYRARYLAAQQQVEEQRLQMSKLQVTNRRVEKQINFEIEQIKRKFQDKLRHLTPYPRLLEDEQAKAEQLKQSNETLFAELERSLRQVKMLEDRLHQVHVAKDTEVKQALQQSQTDLEQAQERLDVMAKEKQQVEEEAIRWQRELDELRTESAKIIERANQRVEKERETAQKRYSQLESELAQCRAEASFTIGNREQALREMHSQIKVLSSSFDDAQLQIRSLRNQLAYLQNEKLVCMA is encoded by the coding sequence ATGAGTGCGCGACCTTCGACGGCCTCGTTTGCGCAGCAGCAGGCGACCGACATGCTGGCAGCGATCATCGCCCAACTGCCGGCCGTGCCGAGCGGCGAGCTCGATGATGAAGCGGGCGGACCGCGGTCCACCCCTACCGCCAACCACCCGTCGGCCTCGGTCGCCGCCATCCAGCAGTCGAAGCGGTTGGCCAAGCTGAAGCAGAAGCTCGACCGGCAGAACAACTTTATGGTGGAGCTGAAGCGCAAGATTCGCGAAAAGGAGGCGATGAAACCGAAGGCCGACTGTGATCGGGAGGAGCTGGCGTTTCTGCGCAATCGGCTGAAGAAGGAGGCGGAGCTGCAGCACaagctgctggcggatgtgaTTGCGGAACAGCGCCAGGAAGGGGCAAACCAGTGGCAATCGATCCCGCTCTGCCCGGACAAGCTGGACGAGTACTGTGCGAATCCGTGGACGATCGGGTCGGTGCCGGTCGGTGAGGATAGGCGCTTTTCGATCGATTCCACCCTGTCGGCGCTCAGCTCGTCCGCGGACGAGCAGGTCGGGGGCGAGATGCCGGGTGGCTGTCCCGATGCGAAGCTGGTGGAACGGTTCGAGAAGGAGCTGATGAACCGCGACCGGGTGATTGAGATCCTGCAGGGCCGGCTCGATCGGCTGTCGGCGGATGTGCACAAGGTGCGGCGCGATAATGACACGATACTGGATCGGCATCCGAAGCCGGTCGCCCCGATCACGCCCCGCTTCTGTGAGACGGACATGATGCAGCGGTTGGAGTTTTATCGAACGAACACGGAAACGCTGGGCCAGAATTTGGAGGAGATGGAGAGGGCGCTGCACACCATCCAGCAGGAGCTGGGCCCGATGGGCCGGGAGTCGGAGTGTCCGGTGAAGGAGGCCTGCGCAAAGCCATCGCATTCGGTGTGCGAGAAGAGTCCGGCGGCAAGGAAGTCAATATCGTACTCGCGACCTTCCGTAGCGCAAGGCAGAGCTTCTACGTTTTGTGATATGAGCGAGACCTGTCCGCTGCGTGAGTCTGTCGCACCGGCCGTATGTCCGAAGGATGGCGAAGCTCAGAAGCAGTACACGATGCTGCTGCAGGAGTACACCAAGAAGACGACCGAATGTCGGCAGCTTTGCGAGCGGTTGGCCAAAGCGCAGGCCGGCCCGGAAGACCCGACGCCCGAGCACACCGAGCGGGAGCTGCTGAAGAAGCGCTGCTCGGAGCTGCTGGACGAGCAGGACGAGTTCCGCGTGCTGATCCGCGAGCAAGCGACCCAGCTGGACGACTACCGCGCCCGGTACCTGGCCGCCCAGCAGCAGGTCGAGGAGCAGCGGCTGCAGATGAGCAAGCTGCAGGTGACGAACCGGCGCGTCGAGAAGCAGATCAACTTCGAGATCGAGCAGATTAAGCGCAAGTTCCAGGACAAGCTGCGCCACCTAACGCCCTACCCGCGGCTGCTAGAGGACGAGCAAGCGAAGGCGGAACAGTTGAAGCAATCGAACGAGACGCTGTTTGCCGAGCTGGAGCGTTCGCTGCGGCAGGTGAAGATGCTGGAAGATCGGCTCCATCAGGTGCACGTGGCGAAGGATACCGAGGTGAAGCAGGCGCTCCAGCAGTCACAAACCGATCTCGAGCAGGCGCAGGAACGGTTGGACGTGATGGCGAAGGAGAAACAGCAGGTCGAAGAGGAAGCGATCCGCTGGCAGCGGGAGCTGGACGAGCTGCGCACCGAGAGTGCCAAAATCATTGAGCGGGCAAATCAGCGCGTAGAGAAGGAACGCGAAACGGCTCAGAAGCGGTACAGTCAGCTGGAAAGCGAGTTGGCCCAGTGTCGTGCCGAGGCATCGTTTACGATTGGAAACCGGGAGCAGGCCCTGCGGGAGATGCATTCCCAGATCAAGGTACTGTCGTCGAGCTTTGATGATGCGCAGCTGCAGATACGTTCGCTGCGCAATCAGTTGGCTTATCTGCAGAACGAGAAGTTGGTCTGTATGGCGTAA